CTTGCCCACGCAAACCTCCTCCGACCCGGCCGAAAGGATGCCTCCATGCTCCGCGCCGCGCTCCCGCGTCTGCTGTCCTTGTGCCTGTGCCTGGCGGCCCTCTCATGCAGCGAAGGTCCCGCGAAACCGACCATCGGGGAGCCGGCTCCCGACTTTGCCCTCTCGGCCCTCGACGACTCTCGTTATCGGCTCTCGGAGCTGCGAGGAAAGGTAGTCTTCGTGAACCTGTGGGCCACCTGGTGCCCGCCGTGCCGCCACGAGATGCCGTCGATGGTCCGGCTCTACGACCTCCTCCGGGACGAGGGCCTCGAGATCCTGGCCGTGTCCGAGGACAACGACGAAGACGCCCTGCGCCGGTTCGTGCAGTCCTACGGCGTAAACTTCCCCGTGCTGCGCGACGAGAACAAGAAGGTGTACAACCTCTACATGGCCACCGGCGTGCCCGAGACCCACCTCATCGATAAGCGCGGCAAGCTCGTCTCGTCCATCATCGGCCCCTTCGACTGGACGAGCCCCGAGGTGGTGGCCCGGGTGCGGGAGTTGTTGCGGCAGTAGGAGTTGCCCGTTACCCGTCACCCAACACCTCCCGGAACGCTTGCAGCACCGCGTCGGCGGCTTCTTCGACACTCGGGCGCTCGGCCAGGTGCTCGGCGAGCGAGGTGGGGGGGATGTCGGTCTGGCCGCAGGGGACGATGAGGCGGAAGTGGGACAGCTCGGGGCAAGCGTTGAAGGCGAAGCCGTGGAAGGTCACCCCCCGGGAGACCGCCACCCCCACGGCCCCGAGCTTGCCGCGACGCGTGTAGACCCCGGGCCTTCCCGGGAGGCTGCGCGCCTCCACCCCAAAGGCCGCTGCGGCCCGCGCCATGGCCTCCTCCAGGGCCGCCACGTAGCGGCGCACCCCCAGCCTTCTCGCCTTGAGCTCCACAATCGGGTAGCCCACCACCTGCCCCGGCCCGTGGTAGGTGGCCTCCCCGCCCCGCTCCACCCGATGGAGCCCGATCCCCTCGGCGGCCAGGGCCTCGGGTCCCGCGAGGACTCCGGCGGGGTCCGCGTGGCGCCCCAGGGTGATGACGGCCTCGTGCTCCAGGAGCAGGAGGGTGTCGGGCACCCTGCCCGCCTGCCGGGCGGCCACGAGCTCGAGCTGCAGGGCATGGGCCCGGGCATAGGGGGTGAGGCCGGGAAGCCGCACGACCCGGAGCTCCGACTGCGCGCGCAGCTCAGGCACGGGGCGGCGACGGAGCTGGAGTAGGGACTTCCCCCAGGGCGCGGCGCCGCGCGTAGACTTCGGCGGCGCGGTAGGAGGTGCGCACCAGGGGCCCGGCCGCCACGGTCCCGAACCCCATCCGGCGGCCTTCGTCTGCCAGGCCGGCAAAGACTTCCGGCGCCAGGTACGCGGCCGCGGGGGCATGGGCGCGGGTGGGTTGCAGGTACTGGCCCAGGACCAGGATCTCCACCCCGGCCCGGCGCAGATCCTCCATGGTCCGGAGCGCCTCGTCCCGGCTCTCCCCCAGCCCCAGGAGGATCGAGGATTTGGTGAGGACTTCCGGAACGCGCTCCCGCGCCTCGGCCAGCACCTGGAGGGACCGCCGGTAGCCGAACCGGGGGTGGCGAAGAAGGGGGGTGAGGCGCTCCACCACCTCCACGTTGTGGGCCAGCACGTGGGGTGCCGCCGCGAGCACGGTGTGCAGCGGCGCCCCCGTGTAGTCGGGGATCAGCACCTCGACCAGGGGCGCCGGGTCCAGGGCTCGCAGGCGCCCCACGGTGGCCGCGAACGCCGCCGCCCCGCCGTCCGGGAGATCGTCCCGGGTCACCGACGTCACCACCGCGTAGTCCAGCCCCAGGCGGCGCACGGCCGCCGCCACCCTCGCCGCCTCTCCTTGGGCATCCGGGGCCCCTCTCGCCGGGGCACCTCGGGCCACCGCGCAGAAGGCGCAACCCCGGGTGCAGGTGTCCCCCAGGATGAGAAACGTCGCGGTGCCCGCCTCCCAGCACTCCGCCGCGTTGGGGCACCGGGCCTCTTCGCACACGGTATGGAGGCGACCCGCCGCCAAAACCCCACGCACCTGCCGGTACCGCTCGCCCCCGGGCATCCGCACCGCGAGCCACGGGGGCTTGCGGCCCGGCGCGGGCACCGGCGCGTCCGGCCCCCTCACTTCCCCTCCTGCCGGACTTTCTCGTCCAGGGCCAGCGATGCCCAGGTCACGCCCCCGAACTCCCGCTCCAGCATGGCCCGCATGCGGGCCTGGAGGGCAGGGGCGACCCCGTCCTCCCGAGAGATCTGGGCGACGGCTTCGAGCACCTCGGCGGCGGAGGTCCGGTCCGGAGACCGGGCCGGGAGGAGTCCGGGTGGCTCCTCCTGGGTGGAGGCCAGGAGCCCTGCTTCGGACAGCCGGTGCATCACGCGGGAGGCCTCCTCGGGGTGCAGGTCGAGCTCGGCCACCAGCTCCTGCTCTCCATAGGGGGGCTCGCCGGCCTCGAACCGGCGGGTCACGGCCAGCAAGATTGCCAGGGCCACATCCAGGCGCGGCACCCACAGCTCGTGGCGCACGCGCAGATACCTGCCGCGGCCCGGCAGCTGATGCACGAAGGCGAGCTCGGCCCCCATGAGCACGATGCACCAGCTCAGGTAGACCCAGGCGAGCAGGAGGGGAAGCTGGGCCATGGCACCGTAGATGGCGTTGTAGCGGGTGATCCCGAACTGGAAGCGGATATAGAGCAGCTCCGCCACCTGCCACACCAACCCGGCCACGGCCCCCCCGATGAGGGCCGACACCACGGGCACCCGCCGGTTGGGCATGATGAGGTACAGGGCCGTAAACGCAATCCAGACGGCGACGAACGGCAAGGCCTTGAGGAGAAAGGGCACCGCCTGGCCCAAGATGTAGAGCCGTTCCAGCACCGCCGGGCTCTGGAGGGTAGTGGTGAGACTCAGGCTGAGAAGCAGGAGCACCGGCCCCACCACGAGCACGGCGGTGTAGTCGGACACCTTGCGCACGAGGCTGCGGCCCCGGCGAATCTGCCAGATGTCGTTGAAGGAGAGCTCGATGTTGCCGAGCACGCTCACGGCGGTGAGGAGAAGCGCCACCAGCCCCACCGCCCCCAGGGCCCCCACCTTGGTGCGGTCCACGTACTCCAGCACCTGGGCGACAACCTGCTCGTTGCCCACGGCCAGGTGCTCCAGGAGCAGGGGCTCGAGCCGCTCCTGCACCCCGAGGCCCTTGAGCACCGAGAACATGAAGGCCAGAAGGGGCACGAGGCTCAGGAGCGTGGTGTAGGTGAGCGCGGAGGCCCGCAGAAACCCCCGGTCGGACTGGAACTTCCACACCGTCACCCCGGCCACCCGGAAGGCCTCCGCCGCATACCCCCGATCGGCCCGGCCCCAGAGAAGGCCCTCGATTCCCGAGATGAGCCGGTACAGGCGGCCCTGGGGGCCGGGGCTCCGGGTCGTCATGGTCGCCTCCTTTCGGGCTCGCTCACCGCCGGGCCGAGAGCTTCTCGACCTGGGCCTGGCGGCGGGCCGTGGCGTCGGGTGAGAACCACCACGCGCCGAACTCCTCCGCTACCCGGGCGTCGGCCTCCTCCAGAGCCCGCAGGGTGGGAGCCCGAAGCTCCTGCCGAATGGCCTGGAGGGCACGGCGGGGCTTGGCGGCCAGGCTGCGAGCCTCCTCCCGGGCGGCCTCCGTCAGGGCCTCCGGTGCCGCGAGTCCGTCGGCGAACCCGGAGGCTCGCGCCTCGGTCGGACCGTAGAGCCGGCCGAAGAGGCCGGCCTCCAGGGCGACCCGCTCCCCCGCCGCGTACCGCAAGAGGTGCAGGACCCCCGGGGGCAGGGGCAGCCCCAGGTCCACCTCCGTGAGCCCGAAGCGCCCTTCCCCTTGGGCAAAGACCCGCCGGTCGCAGGCCAGGGCCAGGATCGCTCCCCCCGCCACCGCGTGCCCGTTCACGGCGGCCACCGAGGGCAGGGGGCCGGCAAAGATCTTCCGGTACAGCTCGGCAAAGGACCGGATGAACACCCCGAAGGCAGCGGGCTCGAGGCCGTGGAGCACCTTGAGGTCGAAGCCCGCCGAGAAGACCCCCGGGCGGCGGCTTCCGAGCACGACCGCACCCACGCCGGGGTCCGCGGCCAGCTCGTCCCAGCAGGTGCACAGGGCCCCAACGAGCTCCGGGGCGAGCGCGTTGACCTTGGGCCGGTCCAGGAAGACCAGCGCCACCTCTGCGTCCCGTTCCACCTCGATCACCCGGCTCCTCCCTTCCGGCGCGCCTCGCCCCGCCGTCCATCGTCGCGGCCCATCCCGGGGACGGCGCACCCGCCGCCCCGGCACCGACTCCCCGTCATCCTCCGCGTCCTTCTTCGTGCCCCTCCAGGAGCTCCAGGAACGCCGCTTCCGTGAGGGTGCGGACTCCGAGCTGCCGTGCCTTCTCGGCCTTGGACCCGGGATCGCTCCCAACCACGACGAAGCTCGTCTTGGCCGACACCGAAGAGGTGACCTTCGCCCCCAGGGCCGCCGCTCTCGCCTTGGCCTCTTCCCGGGACATTTCTTCCAGGGTGCCCGTGAACACCAGGGTCTTTCCCTCCAGGGGCCTGGCCCCCGCCCGCCTCTGGGGCGAGCGCAACTCCAGGCCCGCCTCGAGCATCTGGCGGATCGCCTCGCGATTTCGGGGCTCCTGGAAGAAGGAGCGGATGCTCCGGGCCACCTCGGGCCCCACGTCGGGCACCTGGAGCAGGGCCTCCTCGGGCGCGTCCATCGCCGCCTCCAGGGTCCCGAAGTGCAGCGCCAGGGCCTGGGCCGTGGCCTCCCCCACGTGGCGGATGCCCAGGGCGTTGAGGAAACGGCCGAGCTCCGCCCGGCGGGCCCGGTCGAGAGCCCGGACGAGGTTTCGGGCGCTCTTCTCGGCCATCCGCTCCAGGGGCACCAGCTCGGCCTCGGTGAGCCGAAAGAGGTCGGCAACGTCGTTTACCAGGCCCCGGTCCACGAGCTGGTCCACCAGCTTCTCCCCGAGGCCGTCCACGTCCAGCGCCCGCCGGGACGCGAAGTGCAGGATGCGCCCCTTGAGCTGGGCGGGGCAGTTGAGGCCCGAGCACCGGGGAACGACCTCCCCCTCGGGGCGCTCCACGTGGGCTCCGCACACGGGGCAGTGTTCCGGCACCGTGGCGCGGCGCTCCCCCCCGGTGCGCTTCTCGGGGAGGAATCGCACCACCTCCGGGATCACATCACCCGCCCGCTGCACCACCACCTCGTCCCCCACCAGGACGCCCTTGCGGGCGAGTTCCTCGGGGTTGTGCAGGGTGGCCCGGGCCACGGTCACCCCCCCGACCTTCACCGGTTCCAGCACCGCCACCGGCGTGATGGCCCCCGTGCGCCCCACGCTCCAGAGGATGTCGGCCACCCGGGTCACGGCCTGCCGGGGCGGGAACTTGTAGGCCACTGCCCAGCGCGGCGAGCGGGACTTCTGCCCCAGCTCCGCCTGGCGGGCCAGGGAATCCACCTTGAGCACGCAGCCGTCGATCTCGTAGGGAAACGCATCGCGCCGGGCCTCCAGGTCCCGACAGAACCCCACTGCCTCGTCGGCCCCTCGCACCGCCGCCCGCTCGGGGCTCACCCGAAAACCCCAGGAGGCCAGGCGGTTGAGCAGCCCCGACTGGGTCTCCACCCCCAGCGCCTCCCACATGCCTACGCCGTAGGCGAAGAAATGCAGCCGCCGGCCCGCCGTCACCGCGCTGTCGAGCTGGCGCACGGCACCCGCCGCGGCGTTGCGGGGATTGGCGAAGGGAGGCTCTCCCCGGTCCTCCTGGAGCTGGTTGAGCCGCCGGAAGTCCGCCAGCGCCAGGACCACCTCGCCCCGAACGTCGAGCACGTCCGGAACCCCCTCTCCCCGCAGGCGAAGGGGAATGGACCGCACGGTGCGCAGGTTCGCGGTCACGTCCTCTCCCACCTGGCCGTCACCCCGGGTCGCGCCCCGGACGAGGCGCCCCCCCTCGTAGACCAGCTCCACGGCCAGCCCGTCGAACTTGGGCTCGCAGGCGTAGGCAAGGGCCCCCTCCTCCCCCAGCAGGCGCCGCACGCGGGCGTCGAACTCCCGCACCTGTGCCTCGTCCATGGCGTTGTCGAGGCTGAGCATGGGGCGCAGGTGCTCGGCCCGGCCGAAAGCGTCGAGGGGGGCCGCACCGACCCGCTGGGTGGGGGAATCGGGCGTGGCGAGCTCGGGGTGGGCCGACTCCAGGGCCAGGAGCTCGCGCAGGAGGGCGTCGTACGCGGCATCGGAGATGACCGGCGCGTCGAGCACGTAGTAGCGCACATTGTGAAAGTCGAGGTCGCGCCGTAGGTCCTCGGCGCGGCGGCGCAGGGCTTCCGGGACCATCCGGGCACTCCGGTCTGCAAATGGGGAGGGCGGCGCGGGAGGGCCCGCCGTCAAGACCCGGGGAAGAGCTCCTCGATGATGTCCCGGTCGTGGGGAGAGATCTGGAGGAACTCCACCCCGACCTCCACCTCGTCGCCCTCCCGGGGGATCTCGTACACGACCCGCCCCCGGGTCTTGACCACCCGGCCGCGCACCGAGATGAGGAGGTCGAGGTATGCATCCACGCCCAGTGGTTCGTCGCTGACGAACATGCACCCGCCCAGGCCCACGACCCGGGTCTTGGCAAACCCCTCCAGATCCTCCGGTCCGAGCTTCTTCACCAGGACCGCATTCTCGGAAGGAATTCGGGGAAACCGTCTCTTCAAGGATGGATCGGTCATCGCCTGGTCCTCCTCCCTGGGGCTCAGGACACCTACGCCGGCGCACTCTACAACGAAAACCGCAAATGGCAAAAGCGGCCTTTGGTCCGTCGGCCCGACTCGGATCGAGATCGGGATGGGGGCCGATTTCGATTTCGTTTGCGATTGCGATTTCGCTGGAATGCGCCGGTGCTCTGCACGACCTGGCCTCGGCCCCGGGCCTCTGCTACCCTGGCAGCTCCTTTCGCCCACAGGGGACCCATGGGGCGCCATCTCCACCTGGACCCGCTCAGCGGCATTGCCGGCGACATGCTCCTGGCGGGGCTCGTCCACCTGGGGGCCTGCGCCCAGGCCATCGAGGAAGCGGTCAACGCCGTGCCCGCCCCGGTCGAGGCTCGGGTGCGGCTGGACTTCGAGCCCCACCGGGCCTGGAGCGTCCGGGGGCTGCGCCTGCGGGTCGCCCTCGATCCGCCGCGGGCGACGGATTCCCGCTCCTATCCGGAGCTGCGCGACGCCCTGGCCTGCGCCCCCCTTCCCGCCTCCGTCCAGGCCCGCAGCCTCGCCGCCCTGGAGGCCCTGGCACGGGCCGAGGCAGCAGTGCGCGGCCTGGAGCTCGACCAGGTCCGCTTTTGCGAGCTGGGGGGGTTCGACACCGTGGTCGACCTGGTGGGAGGATGTCTCGGCCTGGAGCTCCTCGGGATCGCGTCCGCCTCCTGCGGCCCCCTGCCCCTGGGGCGCGGCACCATGCCCGACTCCCCTGCGGGGGCTTCCCCCTGCCCGTCCCCCGCAGCCCTGGAGCTGCTCCACGGCCTGCCCACCGTGGGGCTCGACGTGGAGCACGAGCTCGTCACGCCGACCGGCGCAGCGCTGGCGCGCACCCTCTCTTCCTCTTTCGGGCCGCCGCCGTCCATGGTGCTTCTGCAGGCCGGCGCGGGCTTCGGCACCGCCGAGCTCCCCGGCCGGCCCAACTGCCTGCGCCTGCTCCTGGGCGAGGAGACAAGTGTCCAGCCGGCGCGGGAATACCTACGGGTGCTCGAGGCCAACCTGGACGACCTCTCCCCGGAGATCCTCGCCACCCTGCCGAACGCCTGCCTCGCCGCGGGCGCCCTCGACGCCTGGCTGACACCCGTGATCATGAAGAAGGGCCGGCCGGCCCATCTCCTCTCGGCGCTCTGCCGCCCCCAGGACGAGGCGACGGTGGGAACCGCCATCTTTCGCCACTCGTCCACCCTGGGGGTGCGGTCTATTGGGGTGGAGAGAACCGCCCTGGAGCGCCGCTGGGAAGAGGCACAGACCCCCTGGGGCCCGGTGAGGATAAAGGTGGGGACCCTGGAGGGGAAGACGGTCAACCAGGCGCCGGAGTTCGAGGATTGCCGGCAGATCTCCGAGAACGCAGGCGTGCCTCTCAAGGAAGTCTACGCTGCCGCCCTGGCCGGGCGACCGGGCAAAACCCATAAAGGGGTTTGACAGCCTTTCCGGCGGCTCTCTACAATCGCTTCGCTCGTGCCGTGGGCGAGGAGGGGCCATGGGGGACATGCGCACAGGGATCAAGGCTTGGCCCGCCGAGGAGCGACCCCGCGAAAAGCTCGCGGCCCGCGGACCGGGCGCCCTCACCCCAGCCGAACTCCTGGCGATCCTCTTGCGCACCGGCGACGGGACGCGCAACCTCACGGCTCTCGACGTGGCCCGCGGTCTCTGGGCCGAATTTGGGGAGGACTGGGAAGCCCTCGGGCAGGCCACGGCGGCAGAGCTCGCCCGGTGCCGGGGGCTCGGGCCCGCCAAGGCCGCCACCGTGGCCGCCGCCCTGGAGCTGGGCCGCCGCCTGGGCTGCCGGCCCCTGACGCCGGCTGAGCCCTTCCGGAGCAGTCAGGAGGTCTTCGCCCACTACGGACCGCGATTGGCGGATGTGAAGCGGGAGAACTTCTTCTGTCTACTCCTGGACGCCCGCAACCGCTGGCTTCGGGAAGACCGGGTGAGCGAGGGGTCGCTGACATCGAGCCTGGTGCACCCCCGGGAGGCCTTCCGGGCCGCGGTGCGCGAAGCCGCTTCGGCGGTGATCTTCGCCCACAACCACCCCAGCGGAGACCCCTCGCCGAGCCGCGAAGACGTGGACCTCACGCGGCGGCTCTGGGAGGCGGGTAAGGTGCTGGGCATCCGGGTCCTGGACCACGTGATCGTGGGCCGCGATCGATACTACAGTTTCGCCGACGACGGTGGGCTTCCCCCCGGCTGAAGCGGCGCGGCGACGCTTTTCACGCTCCGGCGCTTGCGAAAGGACCTCGATGCTCCGCCCTCTCTTCCGGCTGATCCTCGCCTCTTTGCTCCTCGCCGCGGGAGCGGTACAGGCGGCCGGCCCCCGGGTCGTGGTCCGCCCCATCGAGGTCTACAACGCCCAGGAGGTGGAGACCCTCGCGCCCGGGCTCCAGTCGATGCTCGCGAGCCGCCTGGCCGGACCGGGGTACACCGTCGAGACGTCCAAGCACCGCGAGGCGGGCGACGAAGCCTGGGCCGTGCGCACGACCATCACCCAACTGGGCGGGGTGTTCAGCATCGACGCCGCCCTGGAACCCGTGACGGGAGAGGGAGAGGGCACCCGCACCTACGAGACCGCCCCCTCCGCCGACGCCCTCCTCCCGGCGCTCGACAAGGTCGGCGTCCGCCTGCGGGAGGCGATGTCCCGTGCGGCTCAGGCCCACCAGGCACCCCCCGTCCCCGCGGGGCCCGCACCCGCCCACCAGCCGGCTCCCGCCGCCGCTCCGGCGCCCGCTGCCCTCTCGCCCCTGCACGCCGAGGCCCAACTGGCCCTGGCCCTTCGCACCCACCGCATGGGGCCCCAGATCTCCGGGGAAGCCCTGAGCCTGGTGGTGGCCGACGCCGACCGGGACGGCACCCCCGAGATCCTGCTTCTCTTCGACGACGCCATCGTGGCCTTCCGGGATCAGGGGGGAGAGCTCATGCGGGCCTGGGAGAGCCCCGTGCCCCGGGGCTTCCAGCCCAGGGCCCTCTCCGCGGGCGACATCGACGGCAACGGCGTCCCCGAGCTCTTCGTCGCCGGCATGGCCGGCGCCCGCCCCGTGTCCCAGGCGCTGGAGTGGTTCGGCTCCGCCCTCGCCCCCAAGGGGGAGCGCCTCAACGCCTTCGTGCGCGCGGTGCGCCATCCCGAGAGGGGGCCGGTGCTGCTGGGCCGCAGCGCGGGGATGGGCAAGGACCTCTTCGGCCCCTCGTTGCGCGCCTTCGTCTGGACCGGGGCCACCTACCGGGACGAGGGGCCCGCCGACACGCCGGCCGGAACGGGGCCCGTGAACCTCGACTGGGTCCAACTGGGTCCCTCGGGAGAGGTCTACACCGTCATCACGACCCGGGGCGAGCTCCTCTCCATCCACGACGCCGAGGGACGGCGCGTTTTCGAGGGCGCCGACCCGGTGAAGGGCAGCCGGATCTTCCTGCGGGGGGAGGAACGGGTAGCCGGCCAGCAGGACGAAGACATCTTCAAGGTCCAGGGCAAGACGGTCTCCTGGAGCGGCGCCGACGGTCAGCCGATCCTCCTCACCGCCCGCAACCAGTCGAGCATCGGCCGGTTCTTCCAGCGGGTGGCGAGCTTTTCCCACGGCCAGCTCCTGGCCCTGCGCTGGGACGGGCTCACGCTCACTACCGTGGCGGAAGGCCCGAAGGTCCCCGGCTTCCTCCCAGACCTCGACCTGGGGCCCGCCCGCCCGGGGGGGCGCACGGCCTACATCGCCCTGGCCCAGACCGAGGGCGCGCTGGTGCGGACCACGAAGACCCGGGTGGTGGCCTACGACCTTCCGGCCAACGCGGCACTCCGCTGAGCTCGAAAGTCGGAGCTTGAGTCCTCCTCCCGGACCATGCTATAAGGCGCAGTTCATTGCGCGGGCGCGCCGGGAGCCCCAGAGGAGAGATCGCCATGGCCAGGACCTGTGAAATTTGCGGAAAGGGCCCCTCGGTGGGGCAGAACGTGAGCCACGCCAACAACAAGACCAAGCGGGTGATCCTGCCGAACCTCCAGACCGTGCGGGCCCAGGTGGGCGGCGGGGTACGGCGGGTGAAGGTGTGCACCCGGTGCCTGCGCTCGGGGAAGATCCTCAAGGCCCCCTGAAGTGCAGAACACGGCCGCACGTACCGAGGGCCGGGAGGAGACTCCCGGCCCTCGATAATTCCCCCCTACTCCTCTCGCAGCTGCACCTGGGGAAACGTCCGAAGCACCTTCCACACCGGGTAGGCGGCGGCCCCGGCGCTGGCCAGCAGCGCCGTGGCAAGGGCCGTGGCGTAGGGGGTCCAGGCGAAGTGGAAGAAGATGGTCCAGTGGAAGCTTTGCAGGTTGATGACCCGGATCAGCACCACGGCGAGCACCGTGCCCAGCCCCACGCTCCAGACGAAGCTCGCCGCGCCCATGGCCAGGCCCTCCAAGAGGGTCATCCCGGCCACCTGGGGGGTGGAAAAGCCCAGGGCGCGATAGATGCCGAACTCGCGCTGGCGCTCCAGATACAGGGTGAGGAGCGCCCCGGCGATGCCGAAGAACGCCACCACCACCGCTAGCACCCGCATGGAGCGGGTCACGGCAAAGGTGGTATCGAAGACCTGGAGGATGTTGCCGTGGAGCTCGTCCCGGGTGACCACCGGCAGGTCGAAGGCCGCGGCCCGGCGCCGCACCTCGGCGAGCACCGACTCCGGGTCGGGCGCCCTGGGGTCGAGGAAGACCCCCAGGCTGTCGATGGTCTCGTCTGCGAAGACCCGCCGGTAGGTCGCCCAGCCCATCATGACGAGGCCGTGCTCGGTGGTGTAGTCGTAGAAGACCCCCGCCACGGGTAGCTCCGCGGGGCCCTCCACCCCCTCCAGGGTGACCCGGTCCCCCCGCCCCACCCCGAACCGGCGCAGGAAGCTCTCGGACACCAGGACCGCCCCCTCCTTCACCGCGTCCCAGCTTCCGGGGCCGCCTTCCACCCACTCGAAGCGCGCAAAGGCCTGGAGGACGGCCGGGTCTACGGTGGAGAGGTACACCGGACGGCCCCCATAGAGCACCTGGACGTTGCGGTAGGGGTCGACGCCGGCCACCCCGGGCACGGTGCGGATCTCCTCGTAGGCCGCCCGCGGCACCTCCACCTCCGAGGCGCTCGCCACGTACACCTGTCCGGTGAGCTGGCTCTCCATCCACCAGGTCAGGGTCTGCCGAAAGCTGCCGATCATGAGCCCCAGACCCACGGAGAGGGAGAGCGCCACCGCGAAAGCGGCCACCGCCACGGCAGTGCGCCCCAGGTTGCGGCGAATGCTCCCCGCCGCGAGCTTCCCCGGCAGCCCCCCGAGCAGGGAGCAGGCGCGCTCCAGGGCCGGCCCCAGGGCCAGGAGGACTTCCCCCGAGGCGAGGCTCGCCGCTACCAGGAGGCCGAACG
This window of the Thermodesulfobacteriota bacterium genome carries:
- a CDS encoding redoxin domain-containing protein; its protein translation is MLRAALPRLLSLCLCLAALSCSEGPAKPTIGEPAPDFALSALDDSRYRLSELRGKVVFVNLWATWCPPCRHEMPSMVRLYDLLRDEGLEILAVSEDNDEDALRRFVQSYGVNFPVLRDENKKVYNLYMATGVPETHLIDKRGKLVSSIIGPFDWTSPEVVARVRELLRQ
- the lipB gene encoding lipoyl(octanoyl) transferase LipB, which codes for MRLPGLTPYARAHALQLELVAARQAGRVPDTLLLLEHEAVITLGRHADPAGVLAGPEALAAEGIGLHRVERGGEATYHGPGQVVGYPIVELKARRLGVRRYVAALEEAMARAAAAFGVEARSLPGRPGVYTRRGKLGAVGVAVSRGVTFHGFAFNACPELSHFRLIVPCGQTDIPPTSLAEHLAERPSVEEAADAVLQAFREVLGDG
- the lipA gene encoding lipoyl synthase, encoding MRGPDAPVPAPGRKPPWLAVRMPGGERYRQVRGVLAAGRLHTVCEEARCPNAAECWEAGTATFLILGDTCTRGCAFCAVARGAPARGAPDAQGEAARVAAAVRRLGLDYAVVTSVTRDDLPDGGAAAFAATVGRLRALDPAPLVEVLIPDYTGAPLHTVLAAAPHVLAHNVEVVERLTPLLRHPRFGYRRSLQVLAEARERVPEVLTKSSILLGLGESRDEALRTMEDLRRAGVEILVLGQYLQPTRAHAPAAAYLAPEVFAGLADEGRRMGFGTVAAGPLVRTSYRAAEVYARRRALGEVPTPAPSPPRA
- a CDS encoding YhjD/YihY/BrkB family envelope integrity protein, with the translated sequence MTTRSPGPQGRLYRLISGIEGLLWGRADRGYAAEAFRVAGVTVWKFQSDRGFLRASALTYTTLLSLVPLLAFMFSVLKGLGVQERLEPLLLEHLAVGNEQVVAQVLEYVDRTKVGALGAVGLVALLLTAVSVLGNIELSFNDIWQIRRGRSLVRKVSDYTAVLVVGPVLLLLSLSLTTTLQSPAVLERLYILGQAVPFLLKALPFVAVWIAFTALYLIMPNRRVPVVSALIGGAVAGLVWQVAELLYIRFQFGITRYNAIYGAMAQLPLLLAWVYLSWCIVLMGAELAFVHQLPGRGRYLRVRHELWVPRLDVALAILLAVTRRFEAGEPPYGEQELVAELDLHPEEASRVMHRLSEAGLLASTQEEPPGLLPARSPDRTSAAEVLEAVAQISREDGVAPALQARMRAMLEREFGGVTWASLALDEKVRQEGK
- a CDS encoding enoyl-CoA hydratase/isomerase family protein — translated: MIEVERDAEVALVFLDRPKVNALAPELVGALCTCWDELAADPGVGAVVLGSRRPGVFSAGFDLKVLHGLEPAAFGVFIRSFAELYRKIFAGPLPSVAAVNGHAVAGGAILALACDRRVFAQGEGRFGLTEVDLGLPLPPGVLHLLRYAAGERVALEAGLFGRLYGPTEARASGFADGLAAPEALTEAAREEARSLAAKPRRALQAIRQELRAPTLRALEEADARVAEEFGAWWFSPDATARRQAQVEKLSARR
- the ligA gene encoding NAD-dependent DNA ligase LigA, with protein sequence MVPEALRRRAEDLRRDLDFHNVRYYVLDAPVISDAAYDALLRELLALESAHPELATPDSPTQRVGAAPLDAFGRAEHLRPMLSLDNAMDEAQVREFDARVRRLLGEEGALAYACEPKFDGLAVELVYEGGRLVRGATRGDGQVGEDVTANLRTVRSIPLRLRGEGVPDVLDVRGEVVLALADFRRLNQLQEDRGEPPFANPRNAAAGAVRQLDSAVTAGRRLHFFAYGVGMWEALGVETQSGLLNRLASWGFRVSPERAAVRGADEAVGFCRDLEARRDAFPYEIDGCVLKVDSLARQAELGQKSRSPRWAVAYKFPPRQAVTRVADILWSVGRTGAITPVAVLEPVKVGGVTVARATLHNPEELARKGVLVGDEVVVQRAGDVIPEVVRFLPEKRTGGERRATVPEHCPVCGAHVERPEGEVVPRCSGLNCPAQLKGRILHFASRRALDVDGLGEKLVDQLVDRGLVNDVADLFRLTEAELVPLERMAEKSARNLVRALDRARRAELGRFLNALGIRHVGEATAQALALHFGTLEAAMDAPEEALLQVPDVGPEVARSIRSFFQEPRNREAIRQMLEAGLELRSPQRRAGARPLEGKTLVFTGTLEEMSREEAKARAAALGAKVTSSVSAKTSFVVVGSDPGSKAEKARQLGVRTLTEAAFLELLEGHEEGRGG
- a CDS encoding PilZ domain-containing protein, encoding MTDPSLKRRFPRIPSENAVLVKKLGPEDLEGFAKTRVVGLGGCMFVSDEPLGVDAYLDLLISVRGRVVKTRGRVVYEIPREGDEVEVGVEFLQISPHDRDIIEELFPGS
- the larC gene encoding nickel pincer cofactor biosynthesis protein LarC, which produces MGRHLHLDPLSGIAGDMLLAGLVHLGACAQAIEEAVNAVPAPVEARVRLDFEPHRAWSVRGLRLRVALDPPRATDSRSYPELRDALACAPLPASVQARSLAALEALARAEAAVRGLELDQVRFCELGGFDTVVDLVGGCLGLELLGIASASCGPLPLGRGTMPDSPAGASPCPSPAALELLHGLPTVGLDVEHELVTPTGAALARTLSSSFGPPPSMVLLQAGAGFGTAELPGRPNCLRLLLGEETSVQPAREYLRVLEANLDDLSPEILATLPNACLAAGALDAWLTPVIMKKGRPAHLLSALCRPQDEATVGTAIFRHSSTLGVRSIGVERTALERRWEEAQTPWGPVRIKVGTLEGKTVNQAPEFEDCRQISENAGVPLKEVYAAALAGRPGKTHKGV
- the radC gene encoding DNA repair protein RadC; translation: MRTGIKAWPAEERPREKLAARGPGALTPAELLAILLRTGDGTRNLTALDVARGLWAEFGEDWEALGQATAAELARCRGLGPAKAATVAAALELGRRLGCRPLTPAEPFRSSQEVFAHYGPRLADVKRENFFCLLLDARNRWLREDRVSEGSLTSSLVHPREAFRAAVREAASAVIFAHNHPSGDPSPSREDVDLTRRLWEAGKVLGIRVLDHVIVGRDRYYSFADDGGLPPG